In the Candidatus Woesearchaeota archaeon genome, CACGACTAGGTTTATTTGATGTAGGGCACGACAGTAAACTCTTTACCGTGGATTAAAACAAAATGCCATTATACCTTGTTTCTACACCGATTGGTAATCTCCAGGATATCACGCTGAGAGCAATGCGTATCCTTCAGGAATGTGACCTTATTCTTGCAGAAGATACACGACGTACAGGAATATTGTTCAAGGCTCTCCATCTTCAACGAAAAGCCCAGTTTGTTGCTTACCATGAACATAGCGAAAAGCAGAAAATACCTTGGATTCTCGAGCAACTTCACCAAGGTAAAGAAATTTGTTTGGTCAGTGATAACGGAACTCCTTGTATCAGTGATCCAGGATTTTTACTGGTTCGTGCCTGCACTGAAGCAGGAATCAAGGTAATTCCTTTGCCTGGCCCAAGTGCTGCTCTTTCTGCGCTTGTTTGCTCTGGTTTTCCAGTGGATGCATTTTTGTTTTTAGGATTTCTGCCAAAAAAAGAAAAGGCAAAGCAGGAGTTATTTAAGCACCTCTCTCCTGAGCATACCGTTGTTTTTTATGAAAGTCCGTATCGACTGAAAAAAACCCTTGCTCTGATTGCAGCAATCATACCTGACCGAAAGCTTTGTGTTGCACGAGAGATGACGAAGAAATTCGAAGAATTTATACGAGGAACTGCAACAGAAGTCTTTACTCAAATGAAAGAAAAAGAAATAAAAGGAGAGATCGTGTTGGTTGTTTCTAAAATATAATAGAGGACAATAGTTTTTAATATATTTTTCCTCGATTATATACTCGAAAACCTAACAAATAATATTAAACATTTAGGTTTTCTATTATAAGCAGATAACAAGACTCTAGCGATTACCTTCTTGTCGAGCTTCTCTTAACATCGCTTCTACTCTCTGATATCCTTGGGGAAATCTCTCTCTTTCTAACTGATGACTTAGAAGGTTGTTAAGATATCCAATGATGCGACGCTGTCCGAGCACAAGATCGCTTTCTGCGGCTCTTCTTTCATCGCTATCAACGACGGGAAGCAAGCCAGCACTTTGAAGATCAGTTGGTGGGTCAGCAGCACCTTGGCGCATAGATTCCAAATAATTTACCCATTGAGCATTACCTAAGTTACTCTTTAACCCTTGATATCCCCCCCATTCACGGCGAACATTGCTTCCAAGATTATACGCTTCAATTCTCGCCTCATTTGCGCCCTTGTCAGGCAAATTTCCATTATCTAATCCTAGACAGAAATAGGTGTCTACAGTATTGCTTATATCTGACATATTTATCCCCCCATCATGTAAATACCTCAATGATTTAAGGAAGAGAAATGAAGTTTCTTATTTAAATCTTTCCGTGATCGCTGCTGAATAATAAAGAGATAACACACACTTTTCTTACGATCATTTGTGTGTATCCTCCTCACGCAAAAATGCATAATTTAACTTGAGAATTTTGATAAGGAAATCAATAATGAGTTCATACTTTTCATCATTTGCTTGTCTAACCGAATGGAGATAATTATTGCGCTGTTTCATATAAACGTTGATCTCA is a window encoding:
- the rsmI gene encoding 16S rRNA (cytidine(1402)-2'-O)-methyltransferase; the protein is MPLYLVSTPIGNLQDITLRAMRILQECDLILAEDTRRTGILFKALHLQRKAQFVAYHEHSEKQKIPWILEQLHQGKEICLVSDNGTPCISDPGFLLVRACTEAGIKVIPLPGPSAALSALVCSGFPVDAFLFLGFLPKKEKAKQELFKHLSPEHTVVFYESPYRLKKTLALIAAIIPDRKLCVAREMTKKFEEFIRGTATEVFTQMKEKEIKGEIVLVVSKI